A region from the Lolium perenne isolate Kyuss_39 chromosome 4, Kyuss_2.0, whole genome shotgun sequence genome encodes:
- the LOC127294926 gene encoding uncharacterized protein → MAGRQAGLHMGRAARGGTPATALRAQRGDGAEPTAEARSDTNVLSDGVQEHEHEGLPPEQLELLEDESMGGEDEGRSATDYDRRAHIFEESSRVFRDLKHRRDGEGDSGVKVGAGAEGHG, encoded by the coding sequence ATGGCTGGGCGCCAGGCTGGCCTTCATATGGGCCGCGCCGCGCGTGGTGGCACTCCCGCCACGGCGCTCCGCGCGCAGCGCGGCGACGGAGCGGAGCCAACGGCGGAGGCGCGCAGCGACACGAACGTGCTTTCCGATGGCGTCCAAGAGCACGAGCACGAGGGCCTGCCGCCGGAGCAGCTGGAGCTGCTGGAGGACGAGTCGATGGGCGGGGAGGACGAGGGCCGGAGCGCCACGGACTACGACCGCCGCGCGCACATCTTCGAGGAGAGCTCGCGCGTGTTCCGGGACCTCAAGCACCGCCGCGACGGCGAAGGCGACAGCGGCGTGAAGGTCGGCGCTGGAGCCGAGGGGCACGGATGA